The DNA segment GGAATTGGCGTGGCTGCAATCCACCATGATATTGGGGATGATATTGGCTTTGCGCAGTGCTTGTTCACACATGGTTACGCTGACAGAGTCGTAATTGGGTTTGTTGTTGCCACCCCGCAGCACCATATGGCCGTATTGGTTGCCGCCGGTGTGGATGATGGCGACCTGGCCGCGTTTGTTGATACCCAAAAAGCGGTGTGGATTGGCGACCGATTGCAATGCATTGATGGCCACTTCCAGGCTGCCGTCGGTGCCATTTTTGAATCCCACAGCGGAGGAGAGACCGCTGGCCATTTCCCGGTGAGTCTGGGATTCCGTGGTGCGCGCGCCGATAGCAGACCAGGAAATCAGGTCCTGCAGGTACTGGGGAGAAATAGGATCGAGGGCTTCGGTGGCTGTGGGCAGGCCCAGTTCGGCAATCTCCAGCAGCAGCTTGCGTCCGATATGGAGCCCTTCTTCCATCTTGAAGGAATCATTCAGGTGCGGGTCGTTAATCAGCCCCTTCCAGCCCACTGTGGTGCGGGGCTTCTCAAAATAGACGCGCATCACAATCAGAAGGGTATCGGCGACCTTGTCCGCCACTTCCTTGAGGCGATGGGCATAGTCCAGCGCGGCGTTCACATCGTGGACTGAGCAGGGTCCGATCACCACCATCAGGCGGTGATCTTTGCGGTCCAGAATATTGCGCACTGCGGCGCGCCCTCTGGCAACGGTGGCCTCAGCGGCGTCGCTGATGGGAAGTTCCACCTTGAGGGTTTCCGGGCTGATCAGAACTTCCTGGGAGACAACATTCAAGTCGTCGAACTGCTGTGTGCTCATGGTGCTTACTGGCTACTCTGTTCCCTTGTTGTCCGGCGCAAATACGCGCGCCGATCCCTTATCCTACTGTGCTGCGAAAGCTGGGGCGAGGGTTTCATTTGCAACCAAATACCGGGTGGGCTATCGGAAAATAAGACGGCATTCCCCCTGTAACAGTCTGGCACTTTACCGGGGTTTGGCAGTGATGCCGTGCAAGGGGATGGAACAGGCGGGGAGAGGTGGCGGATAAATCTATAAGCACAGCGGTGAACTGCCACCACCCGGGGGGAGCCGGGAAGTTGTGAGACCTCTCTGGCTGGCTCGCACACCCGCATCGCAGTCAGCCCAGTTCGGCCAGTTGTGGCAGCAGGGGGAAGTAGAGGGCACAGCGAATATTGCGCTCGCCACGGGCATAGAACAGTGTTCGATAGGTTTCCAACTGGGGGCGGTAGTGCTCCAACTGGGCGGCAATAAATGCCGCGCGATCCTCCCCGGTACCGGGCTCGGCGGTCTTGTAGTCCACAATCCAGCGTACACCATGGGCATCGATAAATGTGCGGTCCACGAATGCGCGGCGCAGGTGCCGTCCGCCGCTGTGGAGTTCCAGTTCACTGGCCGCCTCCTGCACCGATGTGCTATCGAGCAGCCAGCGCCCGGTAGGGCAGTTCAGGCTATTGCGCACGGCCACTTCTACTTTTTCGGCAGCAAGGTCCAGGTTACTGCCGCACAGGCCCAGTTGAGACAAACGCAGTCGCCAGAGTGTACGTTGCTGCACGAGGCGTGCCTCGTTCCACCGGGCGATATCTGTCTGTGCAATGGTGGCCAGGGTTTCGTGGGCCACGGTACCGGCGTGGCGCAGCCAGCGCTGGGCAACCTGGCCCAATTGCGGAATATTATCCTCCCCGTGCTCCCCCGGCTGGTAATCGCGCATACGGTACTGCGCCAGCCAGTGCTGTTGCGGTATCGGTTGAGGTTGCCACCGGGCGGGCATGCGCAGCAGGTAATTGTGATTTTGGTTGATAGGGCTTTCGGATTCCGGGGCGGGCTGGGTTTCCAGCCAGTGGCACCAGCGGCTCTCCCGGTTTTGTATCACCGAGGGCCAGATACTGGCGAGCAGTGCGTCGCCTCCCGGCGCCTGCAAGGTCCCTTTCTTTTCATCGCGACTGACGCAGGCAAACAGGTGCAGGGAACGGATGGCGCGGGTACAACCAACGTAGAGCAGGCGTGTGCCCTCCAGGCGTTCGCGTTCACTATTGTCGTACTTGAGGTACTCGTAGAGTGGATCAGTGTCGCCGCGGGCATTGTTCGGAGCCAGCAGGAAACGACTTTCCCCGCTGTGGCTGAGCCACTCGGTCCAGCGCAGCAGCTGGCCGCTACCGGGCCTGTCGCACCGGTCGAGACCGGGTATCAACACATGCTCGAACTCCAGCCCCTTGGATTTGTGGATGGTCATCACCTGTAGGCGGGCATCCCGGGCCGGGCGTGCATACAGCGTATCCAGGGCGTGGGTGAACTGCAGCCAGTCGGAAATGGTACCGCCGCTGTCAAAGCGCTCCAGCAACTGCAGGAAATCCTGCACATTGTCCAAGTCCCTTTTATGTGCCACGGAGGCGGGGCCGCCCAGGGCCAGCCAGAGACCTTCAATCCAGTTGCGCAGGGGTTTGCGGCTGCGCTGCTCCCAGGCCTGCAACAGCTTCCGAGCAACCTGGGCCAGGCGCGCTCGCCCCTCTTCACTGAGCAGGGGGATCTGGTCTGCCTCTCCCAGGGCCAGCAACAGGGGGCGTGCGCTGCTATCGGTGGCCGCGATATCGCCGTTACCCCAGTTGGCCAGAGTAAACAAATCCGGCAGCTGCAGCCCGCACCAGGGTGCGCGCAGCACCGCGAGCCAACTGGTGCGGTCGCTGGGGTCGAGCAGGGCGCGGGTGAGGCTGAGCAGATCCAGTATCACCATTTTACTGGCCAGCGGCGCCAGTTCGGGCGCCTGGAAAGGGATTCCGGCGGCACTCAGGGCCGGCAAAATCTGCTGCAGGTGACTTTTCCTACGCACCAAAATGGCAATGCGTCCCTGCGGGTCGCGGCCCTGCAGGCGCTGAACCAGCTCGGCAGTGTGTACTGCCTCGCTGGTGCGGGCCCGATCATCGATACAGCCGTAGACATTCACTGCAGGACCAGTCCACTCGGTACCCTTGAATGCCCGGGACACGCGGTAGCGCACGGCCCCGCGACCGATATTGTCGGCTTGGGGGAAAGCTTTTGCAAAAACCTCGTTGACCCAGTGTACCAGCGCGTCCTCGGAGCGGAAGTTTACCTGCAGGTCCAGCGCCTCCAGGGCGACTTCGCCAATACCCTGTGCGCGGGCATTCAGGAAGATGCCCACGTTGGCATTGCGGAAGCCGTAACAGGACTGTGCGCCGTCGCCCACAATAAACAATGTGCGGCCGTCACCGGGCTCCCAGCCGGCAGTGAGTTTTTCCAGCAGCTGTAACTGAATTTGTGCGGTGTCCTGAAATTCGTCGACCAGAATATGTCTGGTCTTAAGGTCCAATTTCAGGGCCAGGTCTGTGGGGGCCTCACTATTTCCCAGGGCAGTCAAGGCGGCCTGGGCCACTTCCGCATAGTCGGTGGTGCCGAGTTGCTGGAAGACCAGTTTCAGTTCGGCCACCAGTTTCGGCAGTATTCGGGCGAGTGCCTGCAAGAGCTGCCACTGGCGCTGTTGCAGCCCGGAAGGCAGTTTGCCCATTTCCCTGAGCGCAGCATGCAAGGGCGTATTGTCTGCCATTTCTGTCAGCAATGCCTGCATACGCTGCTTGTATTCTTCCGCCAGCGCGCGTGTCGGGTCGCGCTTGCCCGGCAGGCCGAAGCCGAGTTTTCTGTTGATACCACCGATTTTACGCAGATCCCCGCTGGCGGTGAGCAACAGCCCACCCAGCGCCAGC comes from the Microbulbifer sp. MI-G genome and includes:
- a CDS encoding 3-deoxy-7-phosphoheptulonate synthase, with protein sequence MSTQQFDDLNVVSQEVLISPETLKVELPISDAAEATVARGRAAVRNILDRKDHRLMVVIGPCSVHDVNAALDYAHRLKEVADKVADTLLIVMRVYFEKPRTTVGWKGLINDPHLNDSFKMEEGLHIGRKLLLEIAELGLPTATEALDPISPQYLQDLISWSAIGARTTESQTHREMASGLSSAVGFKNGTDGSLEVAINALQSVANPHRFLGINKRGQVAIIHTGGNQYGHMVLRGGNNKPNYDSVSVTMCEQALRKANIIPNIMVDCSHANSNKNHELQPLVVNNVTHQILDGNQSIIGIMVESNLKAGNQKLLPNLDQMQYGVSVTDKCIDWKTTESLLLGMAKQLHEPLRSRNQRLCI
- a CDS encoding UvrD-helicase domain-containing protein; this encodes MNDTATAQTQSPIDAKARNRALDITGSFAVSAPAGSGKTGLLTQRILKLLATCQQPEEVLAITFTRKAAGEMRARLLEALHCAHHNPRPAGAHEAATWDLARTLLERDRERNWQLLQTPQRLRIQTIDGLCRSLASQLPIESGLGAPGEPLEHTRIPFELAVVNLLKHLDGDQPDRDLQQLLLHLDNDLGQLNKLLRLLLEKREQWLGPLLSVRHEDAQDYFHFVIDELVAERLGSLQCALGCYTGELLELARYAAHNLQRDNPAHPLCDCAELTALPATTSSGLHSWLALGGLLLTASGDLRKIGGINRKLGFGLPGKRDPTRALAEEYKQRMQALLTEMADNTPLHAALREMGKLPSGLQQRQWQLLQALARILPKLVAELKLVFQQLGTTDYAEVAQAALTALGNSEAPTDLALKLDLKTRHILVDEFQDTAQIQLQLLEKLTAGWEPGDGRTLFIVGDGAQSCYGFRNANVGIFLNARAQGIGEVALEALDLQVNFRSEDALVHWVNEVFAKAFPQADNIGRGAVRYRVSRAFKGTEWTGPAVNVYGCIDDRARTSEAVHTAELVQRLQGRDPQGRIAILVRRKSHLQQILPALSAAGIPFQAPELAPLASKMVILDLLSLTRALLDPSDRTSWLAVLRAPWCGLQLPDLFTLANWGNGDIAATDSSARPLLLALGEADQIPLLSEEGRARLAQVARKLLQAWEQRSRKPLRNWIEGLWLALGGPASVAHKRDLDNVQDFLQLLERFDSGGTISDWLQFTHALDTLYARPARDARLQVMTIHKSKGLEFEHVLIPGLDRCDRPGSGQLLRWTEWLSHSGESRFLLAPNNARGDTDPLYEYLKYDNSERERLEGTRLLYVGCTRAIRSLHLFACVSRDEKKGTLQAPGGDALLASIWPSVIQNRESRWCHWLETQPAPESESPINQNHNYLLRMPARWQPQPIPQQHWLAQYRMRDYQPGEHGEDNIPQLGQVAQRWLRHAGTVAHETLATIAQTDIARWNEARLVQQRTLWRLRLSQLGLCGSNLDLAAEKVEVAVRNSLNCPTGRWLLDSTSVQEAASELELHSGGRHLRRAFVDRTFIDAHGVRWIVDYKTAEPGTGEDRAAFIAAQLEHYRPQLETYRTLFYARGERNIRCALYFPLLPQLAELG